The Mangifera indica cultivar Alphonso chromosome 12, CATAS_Mindica_2.1, whole genome shotgun sequence DNA window TGCCATGATAATGAAATAAGGCCACGAATATGCATTTCATGTCTTTAAAGGTTCATTCTACCTTATCTACCCTTACCTTTCCTCCAATCAACTTTTCCGACGAAATacaaatgaattattatataattagataattttatctgtttgaatatgaattatcactcaaaaaataaataataaaattgtcttAATTAGATGttcaaatgatgtatcatcatgtattTGATGATtgtatttaatcatataatgataaaatatctgAGTATTTATTTAAGTACTCAAAAGTGAGTGTATATATTATTgctaaaaaaaatacataatttgagtatatatataatacgttattatgattttaaattaaaggtaaaaagtaatttaatcacataataatatatcgtttgtatacttaaatgatgtataaaaaatatatatacttaatattttaaattaaatataaaataatatttaatattatttatgaatttaattagatatttgcAGATAACATCGCACAAAAATCAATTATGGAAATGCTATGAAACATTTTACTTGACCTACCAGATAAGCTATAAGTGGAAATAATATCGAAATCAAATCcctgttttaataattttatgtaaaacaatcgtatataatcaaatatataaaaataattagatattataataataaggtAAGCCCACGTTTTTACCTATTCAATACATCAATGAATCAAGATATTTTTCCATGCAGAAGCCAAATACATGGATTGCAACTCAACAATACGAGATAACCATTAATCTCCTAGCTGTATTCTTCGTATTTCAAATTCCGTTTCTAATCTTTCATCCACGGTTGAACTATACgtattttgtaatttgatttattcCTACTCCAACTCCTTTTCCTCACCTAACCTTTTGTGTATACAATTTCAGttttttgtctcttttaataatttaaatgagtAAATGACGTCCACCCAGTACTTGTTTTAGTTAATTCTCAGACAACCTGAGATCTATCTGCTTTGCTTTTTactaaaggaaaaagaaaccaCTTTTATTCTGTGTTGTGGGGTTTAAGTTTTAAAGTAAATGCCTTATGATGGATGATTGGAGGGAGCTTGTCTTTTGCGTGGGATAGAAATGAATAATGGAGTAGGTAATGATCTGGTTTCTGGGTTTGTtggtttctttgtttttttttttttttttaaatagtagaTTCGGTTTTTGTTGAGTTATTTAACTGTTAATTTTCATCAGTTCTTGTTTCTCTACAAATTTTTTGTGTCTTTTAAGGAATGTAATGATAATAGTTTCATGTTATGCAATCAAGCCAGATAGTGCTGTCGgtgcatatatatattagtttctGAAAATTCTTGAGAAGGTTTTGGTTTCTAATTTTGGTGATTAATGGATCAAGAAACTCATAAGAGTGATAGAATTGTTGAGAATTTTAGTCAAGTTAGTAGAGCAACAGGTGAGAATTCAAGTAATCTGGTTGATGGGGTTGTGCTAAACACTGTTATGAAGAAAACTTCAGTTGAAACTTTGAGTCTTAGAAGAGATATTGATGAAGTTGAGTTGGGTAAAGTTTTAGGAGAAGGGCAAAAGAGGGTTATACATCATGAGACAGATGATATGAGAATAATTGCCAAGAATTTGAACAATTTGGTTTCTGGGGTTAGGGTAGATACAGTGTGTCTAAGAAACTCAGATGAAAGTACAAGTTACAGCAGAGAACAGGGGGGTTTTGGATTGAAAATTGATGAATTAGAGTCAACTGGTGATGCAGTTGTGGAAGCACAGCATACACATTGTCAGCAAAGAGTTGGGAGTCAATTTGATCAAGTGCTGGAGACTGTTATTGTGGTAAATTTGGATCAGACTCTGGGTTTTAGCAGAGACAATAATGAATTAGTAGAAGTAAAAGGTACTGAAATGACCTCAAGTAAAGCATTGGTGAAGAGAAAGAATTCTATACTGCAGAAGCAATCCTGTGTGATTGATATTAAATGTGGCAGTGGAGATGAAAAAGTAACTAAGGAGAGTGGGATTGAAGAAAGGGTTTGTAGAATTTGTCAGTTGGACTCTGAGCAATCATTGGAAACCACAGATGCTACAGATACAGTTGATTCTTCCACCATGGATTTAATTCAGCTTGGTTGTGGATGCAAAAATGAGCTTGGCATTGCACATAGCCACTGTGCTGAGGCATGGTTTAAGCTAAAAGGAAACAGGTAAAAATTTCTTGCTTCTGTAAAAAAAtgacctttctttttttaattttacataaaagtTTTAGGATATAGTATGCATTTTGATTTGATGTTAGATTAAGATGTACCATTTAGGAATCAAgttatttattaagtttgagTACACTGAATGTAAATTATAGTCTCGATGGACTCTCAATTATATGCAAAACTGGACTCAGGATTCCTGGAAGCCAATTACAGAAGCAATCACTAGTCAGAAGAGAACTTAATTCGACTTTTATGTGAAACTCAAATTGATTACCTGTTGAGTAAACTCTCAGTTTTATGGTTCATAGTAACAAAATGTATCATGTGTGGTGATTTAAGGCTTGCAACATCTCTGGCATTCTCATTTCCTTGTGCATTTGTACTTTGTGTTCATCCTACCCACATCATTATGCGTGTATATTATTCATGTTAGCTTCACAGTTGGTAACGTCAATGAATTGCCTCATGCCCATGTGCATTTGAGCACTGAATTCCAGAGGCAGAGCCATTAGGTTTGTTTTGAATTAACTTGCTCTCTGGTTATGTGTCAATATTAACCAGTTCTGTCATAGAAATACTGAAGTCATTCATGTAGA harbors:
- the LOC123192567 gene encoding uncharacterized protein LOC123192567, encoding MDQETHKSDRIVENFSQVSRATGENSSNLVDGVVLNTVMKKTSVETLSLRRDIDEVELGKVLGEGQKRVIHHETDDMRIIAKNLNNLVSGVRVDTVCLRNSDESTSYSREQGGFGLKIDELESTGDAVVEAQHTHCQQRVGSQFDQVLETVIVVNLDQTLGFSRDNNELVEVKGTEMTSSKALVKRKNSILQKQSCVIDIKCGSGDEKVTKESGIEERVCRICQLDSEQSLETTDATDTVDSSTMDLIQLGCGCKNELGIAHSHCAEAWFKLKGNRLCEICGQTAKNVTDVRDFRFMEEWNEHRYIDSSNSSSERRGCCWWQGQPLCNFLMACLVIAFVVPWFFRVNLF